In the Vulpes vulpes isolate BD-2025 chromosome 12, VulVul3, whole genome shotgun sequence genome, GTGCCAAGACTAGCCCGAGCCCTCCATTCAGCCGGGCGGCGTCAAGCGCACGTCCAGGCTTCACACCCGTGGGGTGCTCAGGATGTTCCTGCAAGACGGGGCGCGGGACGCCGTAACCTActcttacactttttaaaaagcaaagcgaAACACCTCTTTCTTAACAAGTTAAGTGGCTCTGAAAAGAGCCTTTGGATTTGATAGCGGCTTGGAGAGCGCTCACTTGGAGCTGGTGTACTTGGTGACGGCCTTGGTGCCCTCGGACACGGCGTGCTTGGCCAGCTCCCCGGGCAGCAGCAGGCGCACGGCCGTCTGGATCTCCCTGGACGTGATGGTCGAGCGCTTGTTGTAATGCGCCAGGCGCGACGCCTCGCCCGCGATGCGCTCGAAGATGTCGTTGACGAACGAGTTCATGATGCCCATGGCCTTGGACGAGATGCCCGTGTCGGGGTGCACCTGCTTCAGCACCTTGTACACGTACACCGAGTAGCTCTCCTTGCGGCTGCGCTTGCGCTTCTTGCCGTCCTTCTTCTGCGCCTTGGTCACCGCCTTCTTGGAGCCCTTCTTCGGGGCCGGTGCGGACTTGGCGGGCTCGGGCATGACGGAGAGAAGACAGACGTtactcaaagaagagaaaaaaagtgtagTGTGAGCAAAGTGCCGCTGGTCCCTTTCATATAGAACCTCTCATGCAAATTAGGCGTAAGTTAAAGTCCTGTGTCTGATTGGTGACTATTCAAACCAACGTCAGAAATTAGTTCTGCCCAATCAAAACGCGAGAATCCGAAAGTTGCATTTCCAT is a window encoding:
- the LOC140594608 gene encoding histone H2B type 1-C/E/F/G/I encodes the protein MPEPAKSAPAPKKGSKKAVTKAQKKDGKKRKRSRKESYSVYVYKVLKQVHPDTGISSKAMGIMNSFVNDIFERIAGEASRLAHYNKRSTITSREIQTAVRLLLPGELAKHAVSEGTKAVTKYTSSK